The proteins below come from a single Triticum aestivum cultivar Chinese Spring chromosome 5D, IWGSC CS RefSeq v2.1, whole genome shotgun sequence genomic window:
- the LOC123124049 gene encoding uncharacterized protein codes for MPDQLGDSSHKENLPEEPKQHHPAQAAVSSAASRGRYARSRAGWASKDGSTPCIRSRAACASKERSTPEGINMEEHGFRFQFTFPEPDYGEYGADFGEEEECVPRQRKPPEVRNALREKRVAFRQKTGRHHAKVALRKYNRANNTKFELVEVPVIREFWEFGGGCIHYNFTAKQAEDHHHSADADSTKLFFSEVNSAFHGEKDVVLCCIVGEHDNGHCYGCEGFKPTVVHPSSQAYGGGSSTCIDFAGSDGSSESD; via the exons ATGCCGGATCAGCTGGGAGATTCGTC GCACAAGGAGAATTTGCCAGAGGAGCCAAAGCAACACCATCCTGCTCAAGCTGCTGTCTCATCCGCTGCTTCCAGGGGGAGGTACGCAAG GAGTCGGGCTGGATGGGCTTCCAAGGACGGGAGTACCCCATGCATCAGGAGCCGAGCTGCCTGTGCTTCCAAGGAGAGGAGCACTCCTGAAGGTATCAACATGGAGGAACATGGATTTAGGTTTCAGTTCACTTTCCCTGAACCCGATTATGGGGAGTACGGCGCCGATTTCGGTGAGGAAGAGGAGTGTGTACCGAGGCAGAGGAAACCTCCGGAAGTAAGGAATGCACTACGTGAGAAGAGAGTCGCGTTTAGGCAAAAGACTGGGCGGCACCATGCAAAGGTTGCCCTGCGTAAGTACAACAGAGCAAACAACACCAAG TTTGAGCTGGTGGAGGTGCCAGTGATCCGTGAGTTTTGGGAGTTTGGAGGGGGCTGCATCCATTACAACTTCACGGCTAAGCAAGCAGAGGATCATCATCATTCTGCTGATGCCGACAGCACCAAGCTCTTCTTCTCTGAGGTCAACTCCGCTTTCCATGGCGAGAAGGATGTGGTCCTGTGCTGCATCGTTGGAGAACATGATAATG GGCATTGCTACGGCTGCGAAGGCTTCAAGCCAACTGTTGTTCACCCTAGCAGCCAAGCATATGGCGGTGGTAGTAGTACTTGCATTGATTTTGCTGGTTCAGATGGAAGCTCGGAGAGTGATTAA